One segment of Deltaproteobacteria bacterium DNA contains the following:
- a CDS encoding thiamine pyrophosphate-dependent enzyme yields the protein MSGIFDTDVENAWCPGCGNIPILNAVKKALERTGKAKHEIVLVSGIGQAAKLPHHVDVNVFNGLHGRALPAALAIKMANPSLTVVVTSGDGDIYGEGGNHFVHNIRRNPDIAVFVHDNQVYGLTKGQPSPTSDPGWAGSLQRTGVISGPFPPLATAIALGCGFVARGLAADVEFTADLMVQAIAHKGFALVDILQPCVTFNKKNTYQWYGKMAYKLPADHDATDRVRAFELSLEWEERIPIGVLYRREDRPAFEELHPGVGDPPLHARETPPDAVRDLLRKRLFTLP from the coding sequence ATGAGCGGGATCTTCGACACGGACGTGGAGAACGCCTGGTGCCCCGGGTGCGGGAACATCCCGATCCTCAACGCGGTGAAAAAAGCGCTGGAGCGGACGGGGAAGGCGAAGCACGAGATCGTCCTGGTCTCCGGCATCGGACAGGCGGCGAAATTGCCGCACCACGTGGACGTCAACGTCTTCAACGGGCTCCACGGCCGCGCCCTCCCCGCCGCGCTGGCCATCAAAATGGCCAATCCGTCGCTCACCGTCGTGGTGACCAGCGGCGACGGCGACATCTACGGCGAGGGGGGGAACCACTTCGTTCACAACATCCGGCGCAACCCCGACATCGCCGTGTTCGTCCACGACAACCAGGTGTACGGGCTGACGAAGGGACAGCCGTCCCCCACCAGCGACCCCGGATGGGCGGGGTCCCTTCAGCGAACCGGGGTCATTTCGGGCCCCTTCCCGCCGCTCGCCACGGCGATCGCGCTCGGGTGCGGGTTCGTCGCGCGGGGCCTGGCCGCCGACGTCGAGTTCACCGCGGACCTGATGGTCCAGGCGATCGCGCACAAGGGGTTCGCCCTGGTGGATATCCTCCAGCCGTGCGTCACGTTCAACAAGAAGAACACGTACCAGTGGTACGGAAAGATGGCGTACAAGCTCCCCGCCGACCATGATGCGACCGACCGGGTGCGGGCGTTCGAGCTGTCGCTGGAATGGGAGGAGCGGATCCCCATCGGGGTCCTGTACCGCCGGGAGGATCGCCCCGCGTTCGAGGAACTTCACCCGGGAGTGGGAGACCCGCCGCTGCACGCCCGCGAAACGCCGCCGGACGCGGTGCGCGACCTCCTTCGGAAGCGCCTCTTCACGCTCCCTTGA
- a CDS encoding response regulator, with amino-acid sequence MDLSAEQREEIRRRLETCLDATERAGLTERDERIETLSTRVRQAEEQLAQAQKMEAIGRLTGGIAHDFNNLLTGILGYSSLLKTFLPENGQGYEAAAYIERSARRASELTRQLLAYSRRETPTFRPVDLRRVTGEAIGILSRSVNKNVEIHTDFHQPQEPVSGDAGTLVQALLNLGVNASDAMPGGGHLSFSTSPFVSDGEVYLNDILVPEGRYVSIFVADTGSGIPEEIRDEVFAPFFTTKAPGEGTGLGLSMVYSCVRTHGGFVRLVSSVGVGTTFQILLPVMEESGDACESHAPDTEIPRGTETVLVVDDDEIPRNLLCDVLRSLGYTTLPAVSGEEGIEILRYAPEKVDLVVVDRIMPGMDGIETLARLRVLRPTLRTILCSGTSEAEGTPSGIVPDGFDDFLQKPYERETLARKVRSVLDARPSKN; translated from the coding sequence ATGGACCTTTCCGCGGAACAGCGGGAAGAGATCCGCCGGCGGCTGGAAACGTGCCTCGACGCGACGGAGCGCGCCGGGCTCACGGAGCGGGACGAGCGGATCGAGACGCTTTCGACCCGCGTCCGCCAGGCCGAGGAGCAGCTGGCGCAGGCGCAGAAGATGGAGGCGATCGGGCGGCTGACCGGCGGGATCGCCCACGACTTCAACAACCTCCTGACCGGAATTCTCGGCTACTCTTCGCTCCTCAAGACGTTCCTTCCCGAAAACGGCCAGGGGTACGAGGCGGCCGCCTACATCGAACGGTCCGCCCGCCGAGCCTCCGAGCTGACCCGGCAGCTGCTCGCCTATTCCCGGCGGGAGACCCCGACGTTCCGTCCGGTCGATCTCCGGAGAGTGACCGGAGAGGCGATCGGGATCCTTTCCCGCTCGGTGAACAAGAACGTCGAGATCCACACCGATTTCCATCAGCCGCAGGAACCCGTGTCGGGCGACGCGGGGACGCTCGTGCAGGCGCTCCTGAACCTCGGGGTCAACGCCTCCGACGCCATGCCCGGCGGGGGGCACCTCTCGTTCTCCACCTCCCCCTTCGTTTCCGACGGGGAGGTCTACCTGAACGACATCCTCGTTCCCGAGGGGCGGTACGTCTCCATCTTCGTGGCCGACACGGGAAGCGGCATCCCGGAGGAGATTCGCGACGAGGTCTTCGCCCCCTTCTTCACGACCAAGGCGCCGGGCGAGGGGACGGGACTCGGACTCTCGATGGTGTACAGCTGCGTCCGCACCCACGGTGGATTCGTACGTCTCGTGAGCAGCGTCGGCGTGGGGACGACGTTCCAGATCCTCCTCCCGGTCATGGAAGAATCGGGGGATGCCTGCGAATCGCACGCGCCCGATACGGAGATCCCCCGGGGAACCGAGACCGTGCTCGTCGTCGATGACGATGAGATCCCCCGGAACCTCCTGTGCGACGTGCTCCGATCGCTGGGATACACGACCTTGCCCGCGGTCTCCGGCGAGGAGGGGATCGAGATCCTTCGTTACGCGCCGGAAAAGGTGGATCTGGTGGTCGTCGACCGGATCATGCCCGGGATGGACGGCATCGAAACCCTCGCGCGCCTCCGCGTCCTCCGTCCGACCCTCCGGACGATCCTCTGCTCCGGGACCTCCGAAGCGGAGGGAACGCCCTCCGGCATCGTTCCGGACGGGTTCGACGATTTCCTCCAGAAGCCGTACGAGCGGGAGACGCTGGCCCGCAAGGTGCGATCCGTTCTCGACGCAAGACCGTCAAAAAATTGA
- a CDS encoding FliA/WhiG family RNA polymerase sigma factor — translation MMQGQAAVSKDRIRKTSPRKSRKPDRDAIVNEFLPSIRIHAARLKMRIPPHIETDDLVSSGVVGLLDALNRYDDSRGIKFKTYAEFRIRGAMLDYLREMDWFPRSARQHSTRLQQTYTRLENILGRAPEEEEVAENLGVTVDELRKQLATFMGMTVFSLDALQDEDEESGAGWRHVLSEAAMDESREEELTRELKDVLGKAIDMLPEREQQLIAFYYQEDLTLREISRIFGLGEPRVCQLHAQAVLRLKGKINRHFR, via the coding sequence ATGATGCAGGGACAGGCAGCGGTTTCCAAGGACAGGATCCGAAAGACATCCCCCCGGAAATCCCGCAAACCCGACCGGGACGCGATCGTCAACGAGTTCCTCCCAAGCATCCGCATTCACGCCGCGCGCCTGAAGATGCGCATCCCTCCCCACATCGAGACCGACGATCTCGTCAGCTCCGGCGTCGTGGGGCTGCTGGACGCGCTGAACCGGTACGACGACTCCCGCGGGATCAAGTTCAAGACGTACGCCGAGTTCCGGATCCGGGGGGCCATGCTCGACTACCTCCGCGAGATGGACTGGTTCCCACGGTCGGCGCGGCAGCACTCGACCCGACTGCAGCAAACGTACACCCGGCTCGAAAACATCCTCGGAAGAGCCCCCGAGGAAGAGGAGGTCGCGGAGAACCTGGGGGTCACCGTCGACGAGCTTCGCAAGCAGCTGGCGACGTTCATGGGGATGACCGTGTTCTCGCTCGACGCGCTCCAGGACGAGGACGAGGAATCCGGCGCGGGGTGGCGTCACGTGCTGTCCGAGGCGGCGATGGACGAAAGCCGGGAAGAGGAGCTCACCCGGGAACTGAAGGACGTCCTCGGGAAGGCGATCGACATGCTCCCCGAGCGCGAACAGCAGCTGATCGCGTTCTACTATCAGGAGGACCTGACCCTGCGGGAGATCAGCCGGATCTTCGGGCTGGGCGAGCCCCGCGTCTGCCAGCTTCACGCGCAGGCGGTCTTGCGGCTGAAGGGAAAGATCAACCGTCACTTCCGGTAG